A stretch of Oncorhynchus gorbuscha isolate QuinsamMale2020 ecotype Even-year linkage group LG24, OgorEven_v1.0, whole genome shotgun sequence DNA encodes these proteins:
- the LOC124013346 gene encoding rho GDP-dissociation inhibitor 2-like, with amino-acid sequence MKEGVDYRVKIHFKVNRDIVSGLKYVHLTYRKGIRVDKAVYMVGSYGPRVEEHEFMTPVEEAPKGMIVRGSYHIKSHFTDDDKTDHLSWEWNLGIKKDWDE; translated from the exons ATGAAGGAAGGAGTGGACTACAGAGTGAAGATACACTTCAAG gtTAACAGGGATATTGTGTCTGGGCTGAAGTACGTCCATCTGACCTACAGGAAAGGAATCAGAG TGGACAAGGCGGTGTACATGGTGGGCAGCTACGGGCCGCGGGTGGAGGAGCACGAGTTCATGACCCCGGTGGAGGAGGCGCCCAAAGGCATGATTGTCAGAGGCAGCTACCACATCAAGTCCCACTTCACCGACGACGACAAGACCGACCACCTCTCCTGGGAGTGGAACCTGGGGATCAAGAAGGACTGGGACGAATAG